The genomic region TCGCCGTCGCGTCGCCTTGGTCTTCACGTCGTCTATTTCCAGGATCAGATTGTCCGCCTCGATTGCCGCGAGACGCAGATAGGTGGCGACGCTATCGGCGCCCGCCAGTTCGGCGTCCTTCTCGAGGTAACGGATCGTCTCATAGATTGCCCGGAGCGATTCACGCCCTGTCATGGCCCAGCCTTGCACGTTCAAAATGGTTGCCCAATCAATAAGGATCAACGTACTGCAACTTCCGGCCTGCAACAACGCTATGGCACCTCCCGGGTTTCGTAACAGGTGCAAATAATTCTGGTTGCGCCGTAGCGCCGGTCGTCAACCGGGCTGAAGGCCGGCGGCAGCGCCGGCTCTTCGGCGGCCGGCAACTCGATGACCACGAACGCGCCCTCGGCCAGCCAGCCGCCATCCGCCGCGGCCGCGAGCGACGGCGCGATCAGCGACTGGCCATAGGGCGGATCAAGAAAGGCGAGGGTCGCGGCAAGCGGCCGGGGCGCAAGCCGCGCCGCGTCGGCCCGGACGATCTCGCACAGCGCCTCGGCCTTGAGCGCCGCCACATTGGCCCGCACCAGCGCCAGCGAGCGCGGATCCTGGTCGACGAACACGGCCCGCGCCGCGCCGCGCGACAGCGCCTCCAGCCCCAGTGCGCCGGTACCCGCGAACAGGTCGAGCACGATGGCGCCGTCCAGCACCGGCGGGGACCGGTGCGCCAGGATGTTGAACAGGGATTCGCGGACCCGGTCGGTTGTCGGCCGCACCCGATCATCGGCCGGCGCCGCCAGCCGGTGCCCGCGATACCGGCCACCGACGATTCGCATCAGAGCGCCTTGAGGGGAAGCGGCGCTGCGTCGCCGCTCGAAAGCCCCGGGCCAACCATCACTTCGCCTTGAGCTGGTAAGCCGCGCCGAGTTGGGTGCGCAGCACCGGCCGCGTCACTTCGCGCACCTCGCCGCGGGCCAGGGTGCCAAGCTGGAACGGGCCATAGGCGACGCGGATCAGCCGGCTGACCTGCAGGCCGGCATGCTCCAGCAGCTTGCGCACCTCGCGGTTCTTGCCTTCGCGGATGCCGACGGCGATCCAGGTGTTCGACGCCTTGCGGCTTTCCACCTCCACATCCGCGGGCGCGTATTTGATGCCGTCGACGACGACGCCCTTGCGCAGCTGCTCCAGCCGTTTTTCATCGGGCTCGCCCCAGGCGCGGGCGCGGTATTTCCGCTTCCAGCCAGTCTTCGGGCTTTCCAGGTGCCGCGCCAGCTCGCCGTCATTGGTCAGCAGCAGCAGCCCTTCCGAGTTGATGTCGAGACGCCCCACGGAAATCACCCGCGGCATCTCCTTGGGCAGGTTGTCGAACACCGTGTTGCGGCCCTTCGGGTCGCTGTGGGTCGTCAGCAGCCCCGGCGGCTTGTGATAGAGCCACAGCCGTGTCGGCTCGGCGCCGGCAATGGGTTTGCCGTCGACGGTGATGACCTGTCCCGGCGTGACGTTCAGCGCCGGGCTGTCCAGCGTCTTGCCGTCCACCGCGACACGCCCGGCCTCGATCATAGCCTCGGCCCCGCGCCGCGAGGCCACACCCGCCCGCGCCAGCACCTTGGCGATCCGCTCGCCGTCCTTGGTTTCGCCGGTTTTTTCGTTCATGCCGCGCACCATAGTGCGGATCGGGGCCGTGCGAAACGGCGCTGTGCGATATGTTGGTTGCCGAGCCCTATGCCAGGTCGATCCGCGCCTGGTGTCCGGAGGACGCGGCGAGGCGTTGGTCGCTGGTCAGCAACGGAGCGCCC from Emcibacter sp. SYSU 3D8 harbors:
- the rsmD gene encoding 16S rRNA (guanine(966)-N(2))-methyltransferase RsmD, with product MRIVGGRYRGHRLAAPADDRVRPTTDRVRESLFNILAHRSPPVLDGAIVLDLFAGTGALGLEALSRGAARAVFVDQDPRSLALVRANVAALKAEALCEIVRADAARLAPRPLAATLAFLDPPYGQSLIAPSLAAAADGGWLAEGAFVVIELPAAEEPALPPAFSPVDDRRYGATRIICTCYETREVP